A genome region from Naumovozyma castellii chromosome 5, complete genome includes the following:
- the NCAS0E02590 gene encoding 40S ribosomal protein eS8 (ancestral locus Anc_7.395) encodes MGISRDSRHKRSATGAKRAQFRKKRKFELGRQPANTKIGGKRIHTVRTRGGNKKFRALRIETGNFSWASEGVAKKTRIAGVVYHPSNNELVRTNTLTKAAVVQIDATPFKQWYESHYGQNLGKKNTKDAAEIVKTKNSEKKWAARAASAKIESSVESQFGAGRLYAVISSRPGQSGRCDGYILEGEELAFYLRRLTAKK; translated from the coding sequence ATGGGTATTTCTCGTGATTCTCGTCACAAAAGATCAGCCACCGGTGCTAAGCGTGCTCAATTcagaaagaagagaaagttTGAATTAGGTCGTCAACCAGCTAACACTAAGATTGGTGGTAAGAGAATTCACACTGTCAGAACCAGAGGTGGTAACAAGAAGTTCAGAGCTTTAAGAATTGAAACTGGTAACTTCTCTTGGGCTTCCGAAGGTGTTGCTAAGAAGACCAGAATTGCTGGTGTCGTTTACCATCCATCCAACAATGAATTGGTTAGAACTAACACTTTGACTAAGGCTGCCGTTGTTCAAATTGATGCTACTCCATTCAAGCAATGGTACGAATCTCACTACGGTCAAAATTTAGGTAAGAAGAACACCAAGGATGCTGCTGAAATTGTTAAGACTAAGAACTCTGAAAAGAAGTGGGCTGCTAGAGCTGCTTCTGCCAAGATTGAATCTTCTGTTGAATCTCAATTCGGTGCTGGTAGATTATATGCCGTTATCTCTTCCAGACCAGGTCAATCTGGTAGATGTGATGGTTACATCTTGGAAGGTGAAGAATTAGCTTTCTACTTGAGAAGATTGACTGCTAAGAAATAA
- the NCAS0E02600 gene encoding ubiquitin-conjugating enzyme E2 (ancestral locus Anc_7.392) translates to MATKQALKRLTKEYKLMVENPPPYILARPNEDNILEWHYIITGPPDTPYKDGQYHGTLTFPSDYPYKPPAIRMITPNGRFKENTRLCLSMSDYHPDLWNPGWSVNTILNGLLSFMTGDDSTTGSIVTTDSQKRLLAKNSVEFNNRQNLRFKLIFPDIVEKNWAEIEMRHKQEVADELVHGKHSSKSADPIMEASKEKVISLEQIIDPEDRIRAEQALLDMENEEKRRIHTDGHKGTSVYYIGFAICLFVLGLFMK, encoded by the coding sequence ATGGCTACCAAACAGGCACTAAAGCGTCTAACAAAGGAATATAAGCTGATGGTGGAGAATCCACCACCATACATACTGGCTCGCCCAAACGAGGATAATATCCTCGAATGGCATTACATTATCACAGGTCCTCCTGACACGCCATACAAGGATGGGCAGTACCACGGTACGTTGACCTTTCCGTCGGATTACCCATATAAACCTCCGGCTATAAGGATGATCACTCCGAATGGGCgttttaaagaaaatacaaGACTATGTTTGTCTATGAGTGATTACCATCCGGATCTATGGAACCCTGGTTGGTCTGTAAATACCATATTGAATGGACTATTGAGTTTCATGACGGGGGATGATTCCACTACTGGGTCCATCGTTACCACAGATTCACAAAAGAGGTTACTAGCCAAAAATTCTGTAGAGTTTAATAATCGCCAAAATTTAAGATTTAAATTGATCTTCCCTGATATCGTGGAGAAGAACTGGGCAGAGATTGAAATGAGACATAAGCAGGAGGTGGCTGATGAGCTAGTGCATGGTAAACATTCGAGTAAGTCGGCAGATCCTATCATGGAAGCATCGAAGGAGAAGGTAATTTCATTAGAACAGATTATAGATCCTGAAGATAGGATACGTGCTGAGCAAGCATTGCTAGATATGGAGAACgaagagaaaagaagaatacaCACAGATGGCCATAAGGGAACCTCAGTCTATTATATTGGATTTGCCATATGTCTGTTTGTGTTGGGACTGTTTATGAAATAA
- the NCAS0E02610 gene encoding uncharacterized protein (ancestral locus Anc_7.390): MLKRWLTVKKKKTVINDKATVDVDVAITVTNIDEESIGPLETLDRLDDDWEYTLNPKGTEFPTDASSTFQVKEVLGTNTDAEYSAISKNPFITNEVGEDEVLNFPILFANTINEQLPFGDGSNKVFGYENFGNTCYCNSVLQCLYNLPEFRLNILQYPERNLMDQRVRKLEMPGYKPRCFSEASFEKPQTTTGASVPAQDANNNQNNTTTANGNNNSNNFKTPSAQNKNIFKGLFGYGNSKINTEPLSQMADSSTSTDLELPDENIVGKEEDQHEGEEEEGNNNHDGQPIDQEIKLLPNSHKIIIGRTPPVLNPNTRNNSQVSGASNNDLLPVHISTEQRKKTALIEGPILTIDHLINSFEPSQGDLYNTLKDLFECITEHSSLTGIVSPVQFVNMLRRENVLFDSMMHQDAHEFLNFMLNDFSDRLDRDNQAKNFINEIFQGTLTNKVRCLTCDNVTSREEAFLDLPIEVKENGDTDIQRVLKYYSQREMLNGSNKFNCSQCCALQEAERAVELKKLPDTLILHLKRFKYSEQQLSNIKLFSKVYYPLILEVNSNYKCTDTIKYELSGIVIHVGDGPQMGHYVALCKTEKYGWLFYDDETVESVSEETVLKFIGDEKTQSTAYVLFYKKLGDKETNIDHNPEQFADNFKQLIKYDDRWRLRKKSMAQFNADNSNTNNTNHNLSVHAADDSYNEVDQTFTSTNTEKSKVSRLFSFMK, encoded by the coding sequence ATGTTGAAAAGATGGTTAACTgtgaagaaaaagaagactGTAATAAATGACAAAGCCACTGTCGACGTCGACGTCGCCATCACGGTCACTaacattgatgaagaatcaatAGGCCCACTCGAAACACTAGATAGACTAGATGATGATTGGGAGTACACACTGAATCCAAAGGGCACCGAGTTTCCCACAGATGCCTCTAGTACCTTCCAAGTGAAAGAGGTGCTAGGCACAAATACTGATGCGGAGTATAGTGCAATTAGCAAAAATCCATTTATTACAAATGAAGTGGGAGAGGATGAAGTATTGAACTTTCCCATCTTATTTGCAAATACCATAAATGAGCAGCTACCATTTGGAGATGGGTCCAATAAGGTTTTCGGGTATGAGAATTTTGGGAATACATGCTATTGTAATTCCGTGTTACAATGTCTATATAATTTGCCTGAATTTAGATTGAACATATTACAATATCCTGAGCGAAATTTAATGGATCAGAGAGTACGAAAGCTGGAAATGCCCGGGTATAAACCTAGGTGTTTCTCAGAGGCTAGTTTCGAGAAACCACAAACAACAACTGGAGCCTCGGTTCCAGCACAAGATGCTAACaataatcaaaataatacaaCTACCGCtaatggtaataataatagcaatAATTTCAAGACACCTTCTGctcaaaacaaaaatattttcaaggGCTTATTCGGATATGGTAATTCCAAAATAAATACTGAACCACTTTCGCAGATGGCTGATTCAAGCACAAGCACAGACCTTGAACTTCCAGATGAAAACATTGTTgggaaagaagaagatcaacatgaaggagaagaagaagagggaAACAATAACCATGATGGGCAACCTATTGATCAGGAAATAAAATTACTACCCAACTCGCACAAGATAATCATTGGCAGGACACCACCTGTCTTGAATCCAAATACACGTAACAATTCACAAGTATCAGGAGCcagtaataatgatttgcTACCGGTACATATATCTACAGaacaaaggaagaaaaCGGCATTAATAGAGGGTCCAATCTTAACTATTGATCATTTAATCAATAGTTTTGAGCCATCTCAAGGTGACTTGTACAATACTTTGAAGGATTTATTCGAATGTATAACTGAACATTCTTCATTGACGGGAATTGTATCGCCGGTCCAATTTGTTAACATGCTAAGAAGGGAGAATGTTCTATTTGATTCGATGATGCATCAGGACGCTCATGAATTCCTAAACTTTATGTTGAATGACTTTAGTGATCGTTTAGACAGAGATAATCAAGCCAAGAATTttataaatgaaatatttcaaggtACATTGACTAATAAAGTTCGTTGTCTGACATGTGATAATGTCACCTCTAGAGAAGAAGCATTTCTGGATCTACCAATTGAGgttaaagaaaatggtgaTACTGATATTCAAAGAGTTTTGAAGTATTATTCTCAACGAGAGATGCTAAATGGTTCgaacaaatttaattgtAGTCAATGTTGTGCATTACAAGAAGCGGAAAGAGCCgttgaattaaagaaattaccCGATACATTAATATTGCATTTGAAAAGGTTCAAGTACTCAGAACAACAACTCTCTAATATCAAACTTTTTAGTAAAGTATACTATCCCTTAATTCTTGAGGTAAACTCCAATTATAAATGCACGGATACCATCAAATATGAGTTGAGTGGTATTGTTATACATGTTGGTGATGGACCACAGATGGGACATTATGTTGCACTTTGTAAGACAGAGAAATATGGGTGGTTATTCTACGATGATGAGACGGTAGAATCTGTGTCGGAGGAGACTGTTCTAAAATTCATTGGTGACGAAAAGACTCAAAGCACAGCATATGTCCTTTTTTACAAGAAACTTGGTGACAAGGAAACAAACATAGATCATAACCCAGAGCAATTCGCTGACAATTTCAAGCAATTGATTAAATATGACGACAGGTGGAGACTCCGCAAGAAAAGTATGGCACAGTTTAATGCCGATAATAGTAACACTAATAATACTAATCATAACCTCAGCGTTCATGCTGCGGATGATTCGTATAATGAAGTGGATCAAACGTTTACGTCAACAAACACAGAAAAATCAAAAGTATCAAGGCTGTTCAGTTTTATGAAATAA
- the SEF1 gene encoding Sef1p (ancestral locus Anc_7.389) codes for MNPSNNNINNLTAEPAPQHQHRQHHTISPQDEMNLKGTPDANGNTINKHSLPPPLHTMPKVKKQRHSSVTPVGTPIDMSRHHLHMDRMRTESFSHNSLNHRPVTSCSHCRQQKIKCDASQNFPAPCSRCQKMALQCQIDPRFKPKKGSQLQFLRNDIDDLRSKLDFLLSKECIIGQILQRDNQGRSLLQQAMSDTPPPLPQLQQQQQQLSNPDVINKVSVQTYLVGEPQLLQQQQQQQQQQEEPSHSAKLPPLLNDSVPPNASKEVLPLALKMALHKNTSSQNQINSRHNSRSVSPLNVSFPHASAPPSTTAATNNTTGLAHATNANDIQVKREHVIATTKTIPLLPSPHGNVDEFVLGNISISIDKANELHHIFVHEYLPYFPILKSYSATELYSQSQLLFWTVMLTASLSDPEPTMYIELASLIKQLAIETCWMRTPRSTQISQALLILCNWPLPNSKVLDDCSYRFVALAKSLSYQLGLHRGKFIQEFTRTQTSMPNAEKWRTRTWLGIFFAELCWASILGLPSTSQTDYLIEKAIVIDENESENDLTEDTEDDLESSDDTDADDNEDRLPKRFKRLLCLANFQSKLCGVMGSSVTSPDGLLESDKRIPAITKLESELTELNDKLNFRADNVTQIYYLYVRLMVYCFVFLPGTSMEDQSKYVMETYVCSTQIVTLLTKLLERQQLIALPIYIRQSASFASLILFKLQLYPNLLGKYLDSARQSIVTVHRLFRNQLTAWATGVENDISRTASMLEKLNMVLITHPHVFIEEPGIISRMRSHLTGSLFYDLVWCVHEARRREMDPQYNKDALKRAEKKRRERDPTDTENGSGNVKLYPLPLYNHISREDFETITQTTPNGTTITTLVPTKNALMNAENLAKTNKNSNGTISEINGIPLSMLDQTGSVQLDESPMVSGQDATLPSFSNSNEPLPNIPRGIRSHSHPAKAQVGTSSPSGPYHQSSTSMQTPVSPITSSLRKLANPTSLFGNHRNNSNPLPKQLSQHNLNARNNGTNSGNLKNVDVDLAPLPPNPVTNPNSFPNLDIFQPPQQQQGQQITVPQRGRTSAEQIPHDSSKLQLTQLSDFFQQQSAGWIEGDLSKDDFFGWFDMGMEPEL; via the coding sequence ATGAACCCctccaacaacaacatcaacaacCTTACAGCAGAGCCGGCCCCCCAGCACCAGCACCGCCAGCACCACACCATTAGTCCGCAGGACGAGATGAACCTCAAGGGCACACCGGACGCCAACGGTAACACTATCAACAAACACTCACTTCCACCGCCATTGCACACAATGCCCAAAGTGAAGAAGCAAAGACACTCTAGTGTCACCCCGGTTGGCACGCCCATAGATATGTCTCGACATCATCTTCATATGGACCGGATGAGAACGGAATCCTTCTCTCATAATTCGTTGAACCACAGACCGGTGACCTCGTGTTCCCATTGCAGACAACAGAAGATTAAATGCGATGCGAGCCAGAACTTCCCGGCTCCTTGCTCTAGGTGCCAGAAGATGGCTTTGCAATGTCAGATCGACCCACGATTTAAACCGAAAAAGGGCTCACAATTACAATTCTTAAGAAACGATATCGACGATTTACGATCAAAATTGGATTTCTTATTGAGTAAAGAATGTATCATTGGTCAGATCTTGCAGAGGGATAATCAGGGGAGGTCACTACTGCAACAAGCCATGAGTGATACTCCACCACCACTGCCGcaactacaacaacaacaacaacaactgtCAAACCCGGACGTAATCAATAAAGTCTCTGTGCAGACGTATCTTGTCGGTGAACCTCAATTGTtgcaacagcagcagcagcagcagcagcaacaggAAGAACCGTCGCATTCTGCGAAATTACCACCGttattaaatgattcaGTGCCTCCTAACGCTTCCAAAGAGGTTTTACCTCTGGCGTTGAAGATGGCCCTTCATAAAAATACCTCGAGTCAAAATCAGATTAACTCACGACATAATAGCAGATCAGTGTCCCCGCTGAACGTGTCATTCCCACATGCCTCAGCTCCACCATCAACAACAGCTGCTACTAACAACACGACGGGCTTGGCTCACGCAACAAACGCAAATGATATTCAAGTGAAAAGAGAACATGTCATCGCCACGACAAAGACCATCCCATTATTACCATCACCGCATGGTAACGTGGATGAATTCGTCCTGGGGAACATAAGTATCTCCATTGATAAGGCAAACGAATTGCATCATATCTTTGTACATGAATATCTGCCCTATTTCCCCATTTTAAAATCTTACTCGGCCACTGAACTATATTCACAATCACAATTGTTGTTCTGGACAGTCATGTTGACTGCATCTCTTTCAGATCCAGAACCAACCATGTATATAGAATTAGCATCACTGATAAAGCAATTGGCCATCGAAACATGTTGGATGAGAACACCCAGATCCACCCAAATCTCACAGGCATTACTCATATTATGTAATTGGCCCCTACCAAATTCAAAAGTGCTAGATGATTGTTCATATAGATTCGTAGCATTAGCTAAGTCATTGTCGTATCAATTGGGTCTTCATCGAGgaaaattcattcaagaatttaCTAGAACACAGACTTCAATGCCCAATGCTGAAAAATGGAGAACGAGAACTTGGTTGGGTATATTCTTTGCAGAACTTTGTTGGGCAAGTATATTAGGGTTACCATCCACTTCACAAACTGATTACCTTATAGAAAAGGCAATCgtcattgatgaaaatgaatcaGAGAATGATCTTACAGAAGATACCGAAGATGATCTGGAAAGTTCTGATGACACTGATGcagatgataatgaagatcGTTTGCCCAAGAGATTCAAAAGATTGTTATGCCTAGCAAATTTCCAATCCAAATTGTGTGGTGTCATGGGATCCAGTGTAACTAGCCCTGATGGACTATTGGAATCCGACAAACGTATCCCAGCCATCACCAAATTGGAATCGGAATTGACTGAGTTgaatgataaattgaatttcaGAGCTGACAACGTTACTCAAATATATTACCTCTACGTAAGGTTAATGGTTTATTGTTTTGTGTTCTTACCAGGTACTTCCATGGAAGATCAATCGAAATATGTCATGGAGACATACGTTTGTAGTACCCAAATTGTCACTTTACTAActaaattattggaaagaCAACAATTGATTGCATTACCCATTTACATTAGACAAAGTGCCTCATTTGCATCATTAatccttttcaaattacaaTTGTACCCAAATTTACTAGGTAAATACTTGGATTCAGCAAGACAATCCATAGTCACGGTGCATCGTTTATTTAGAAATCAATTAACCGCATGGGCTACCGGTGtagaaaatgatatttcaaGAACGGCAAGCATGTTGgagaaattaaatatgGTCCTGATTACTCATCCTCATGTGTTTATTGAAGAACCCGGTATCATCTCCAGAATGAGATCTCATTTGACAGGATCTTTATTCTATGATTTGGTATGGTGTGTGCATGAggcaagaagaagagaaatgGATCCACAATACAATAAGGATGCACTCAAGAGAgcagaaaagaaaagaagggAAAGAGATCCAACTGATACGGAAAATGGTTCAGGAAACGTTAAACTTTACCCATTACCATTATATAATCATATATCCagagaagattttgaaactatAACACAAACTACCCCGAACGGAACTACAATTACCACTCTAGTCCCCACAAAGAATGCCCTCATGAATGCAGAAAACTTGGCAAAGACAAACAAAAATTCCAATGGGACCATTTCGGAAATTAATGGAATACCCTTATCCATGTTAGACCAAACAGGTAGCGTTCAATTAGATGAATCTCCAATGGTGAGCGGGCAAGATGCGACATTACCAAGTTTCTCTAACAGTAATGAACCGTTACCAAACATTCCAAGAGGTATACGAAGTCACTCTCATCCAGCAAAGGCACAAGTTGGAACAAGTTCACCATCGGGACCATATCACCAATCTAGTACCTCCATGCAAACACCAGTATCTCCTATAACGTCTTCCCTCAGGAAATTGGCCAATCCAACATCATTATTCGGGAACCATCGAAACAATAGCAACCCCTTACCTAAACAACTATCTCAGCATAATTTGAACGCAAGAAATAATGGTACTAATAGTGGCAACTTGAAGaatgttgatgttgatttAGCACCTCTACCACCAAATCCGGTAACCAACCCCAACAGCTTCCCAAACCTAGACATATTCCAaccaccacaacaacaacaaggGCAGCAAATCACTGTCCCCCAACGAGGTAGAACGAGTGCAGAACAGATTCCTCATGATAGTAGCAAACTACAACTAACGCAACTGTCAGATTTCTTCCAACAACAAAGTGCAGGATGGATAGAAGGTGATTTAAGCAAGGATGATTTTTTCGGCTGGTTTGACATGGGGATGGAACCAGAACTATGA
- the PRX1 gene encoding thioredoxin peroxidase PRX1 (ancestral locus Anc_7.388) — protein sequence MLRRFAINTRALSTLRLNSRAPNFTAASTVGPLNLHEYLGDSWGILFSHPADFTPVCTTEMGAFAQLKPEFDKRNVKLVGLSLESVESHDKWIKDIQEVAKLPSKQPFPFPIIGDVDKKVSLLYDMIDEVNYAKLQAGEGDVATIRSVFVIDPTKKIRLSLSYPGSVGRNTTEVLRVVDALQLNDRRGTVTPANWSANDDVIIPPGLSDKEATAKFGDFKTVKSYLRYTKG from the coding sequence ATGCTACGCCGCTTCGCCATTAACACCAGAGCACTCTCCACCCTCAGACTCAACTCGAGGGCACCCAACTTCACCGCTGCCTCCACAGTGGGTCCCCTCAACTTGCACGAGTACTTGGGCGATTCGTGGGGCATCTTATTCTCGCATCCAGCAGACTTCACACCCGTGTGCACCACTGAGATGGGGGCCTTTGCTCAATTGAAGCCTGAATTCGACAAGAGGAACGTCAAATTGGTCGGTCTATCCCTGGAGAGCGTTGAGTCCCATGATAAGTGGATCAAGGACATCCAGGAGGTGGCCAAATTACCCTCGAAGCAACCTTTCCCCTTCCCCATCATTGGGGATGTGGACAAGAAGGTATCATTGCTCTACGATATGATCGATGAGGTCAATTACGCCAAGTTGCAAGCAGGGGAAGGGGACGTGGCCACTATCAGGTCTGTGTTCGTCATTGATCCCACCAAGAAGATCAGATTGTCCCTGAGCTACCCGGGATCTGTCGGCAGAAACACCACTGAGGTATTGAGAGTCGTGGATGCTCTACAATTGAACGATCGTCGTGGTACTGTCACCCCAGCGAACTGGTCCGCCAACGACGACGTGATCATCCCACCGGGTCTCTCGGACAAGGAGGCCACCGCCAAGTTTGGTGACTTCAAGACCGTCAAATCCTACTTGCGCTACACCAAGGGCTGA
- the KIP1 gene encoding Kip1p (ancestral locus Anc_7.387), which yields MPNNTTITGLSRKASLPQPSLMSQNHRMPSSTTAAARRSAARRRTTIPSTTTTTTTTNNNIKVYVRCRSRNEREIQEKSSVVISTLGAPQSTQLLLSNPLLPLAYAKRTYTFDRVFGAESDQESVFNDAAKNYIHEMLEGYNCTVFAYGQTGTGKTYTMSGDLNILGGDLDSNTMVLLGEHAGIIPRVLVELFRWLDGNEGYSVKVSFLELYNERLKDLLASEQSEEENIRIFDNVSASSSIMVKGMEEIYINSAHQGLQLLMDGSIKRKVAATKCNDLSSRSHTVFTITTNITKLDPVSGEQYVKTGKLNLVDLAGSENINRSGAENKRAQEAGLINKSLLTLGRVINALVDHTQHIPYRESKLTRLLQDSLGGKTKTCIIATISPAKISMDETISTLEYATRAKSIKNTPQVNQSMSKDSCINEYVHEIERLRQELKTSRQKDGISITQDQFDLYESNGILVDEQKTKIQNMEEQIQRFKDKYVKQTELNKNLESRLKQNELQTIQLKSQRTQLLSLLENFQSNSNHYIERVTKIHDSNTHLIQQLAQQRSELHNGSITYVKSVTEAMSGISDQQKELSELRNVLQSYNDKFKHVITGIFTELEDKVKDTRKSTLEPLTSMNLRLILDMIGELRDDISTRFEMLKKPRTEDTTKIFKAHQDIIETCFSHINEYCDSMEKVLTTSINQFQAHSLPSSFDIFQDKTKKELDELMNIIKTQKQYAMNLEQQIIEEKKRSKRLNIHIKELQSYFEEFVTPQRQTMFQTIIDMIENSRQKQHEVDMTILNKSQAILSNMDMESNATNEKNLQKLQIQSSNSLNIIDKNLHELPQKFELMYSKEKLSLQDKLADIPLSSSMRKLTEILEKMSSEETSKPVSMAIKDHAQSLETSIFDADAQIKSLVEKLSTMAGRDFTEKRNELQSISQTLDQLYKYILHDYKGNVTQLYETQSDIMSNHCTGVDKIVDSLDVPIKAYSKPKYPPTLSETTINELPEFQIPENVHIFTDLKKDIQNHSHSPNQKSIVDVLSNVPSTPVPIPDQPLPKVLVPKSINSNTKRAHTLPSTFKNKLNKNLALNNLKRRFTEEPTQDHGIEHDKKVKVDTD from the coding sequence ATGCCCAACAACACCACAATCACTGGTCTCAGCAGGAAAGCATCACTCCCCCAACCCAGTCTAATGTCTCAGAACCACCGTATGCCCTCATCGACAACGGCTGCCGCAAGACGTTCTGCCGCCAGGAGAAGAACAACCATACCCAGCACTACCActaccaccaccacaacaaacaacaacattAAAGTATACGTCCGTTGCAGGTCTCGTAACGAACGAGAGATCCAGGAAAAGAGCTCCGTCGTCATCTCCACCCTGGGTGCCCCCCAATCCACGCAATTGCTTCTCTCCAACCCGCTCCTCCCACTCGCATACGCCAAGAGAACATACACGTTCGATCGTGTCTTTGGTGCTGAATCAGACCAGGAATCTGTCTTCAATGATGCCGCCAAGAACTACATCCACGAGATGCTCGAGGGCTACAACTGTACCGTGTTTGCTTATGGACAGACGGGCACGGGGAAGACTTACACCATGTCCGGGGACCTGAATATCCTTGGCGGTGATCTCGACTCCAACACAATGGTCCTCCTCGGTGAACATGCCGGTATTATACCGAGGGTCCTGGTGGAATTGTTTAGATGGTTGGATGGTAATGAAGGGTATTCTGTGAAAGTatcatttttggaattgtataatgaaagattaaaagatttattggCATCCGAGCAATCAGAGGAGGAAAATATTAGAATCTTCGATAATGTTAGTGCATCATCGTCTATTATGGTGAAGGGAATGGAGGAAATTTATATTAACTCTGCACATCAAGGATTGCAATTGTTGATGGATGGGTCCATAAAGAGGAAAGTGGCCGCTACGAAGTGTAACGATTTATCATCAAGATCACATACCGTGTTCACCATAACAACAAACATTACCAAACTGGACCCGGTTTCAGGGGAACAATACGTGAAGACAGGGAAGTTAAATTTGGTGGATTTGGCTGGTagtgaaaatattaatagaTCAGGTGCAGAGAATAAGAGGGCACAGGAGGCAGGACtcattaataaatcattattgaCATTGGGTCGTGTCATTAATGCCCTGGTGGATCATACTCAACATATACCATATAGGGAATCCAAATTGACTCGATTACTACAGGATTCATTGGGTGGTAAGACTAAGACGTGTATTATTGCTACCATTTCACCAGCAAAGATATCCATGGATGAAACTATTAGTACGTTGGAGTATGCAACAAGAGCCAAATCCATTAAGAATACTCCACAAGTGAACCAATCCATGTCCAAGGACTCATGTATTAATGAGTACGttcatgaaattgaacGATTAAGacaagaattgaaaacttCAAGACAAAAGGATGGGATATCCATCACACAGGATCAATTCGATCTTTATGAAAGTAATGGAATTTTAGTGGATGAACAAAAGACCAAGATACAAAACATGGAGgaacaaattcaaagatttaaGGATAAATACGTGAAACAAACagaattaaataaaaatttggaaagtagattaaaacaaaatgaattaCAAACGATACAATTAAAATCTCAAAGAACACAATTATTATCActcttggaaaatttccaatCAAATTCCAATCATTACATTGAAAGAGTCACTAAGATCCATGATTCTAACACACACCTTATTCAACAATTAGCACAACAACGTAGTGAACTGCATAATGGCTCCATCACATATGTTAAAAGTGTAACAGAAGCCATGTCGGGAATATCTGATCAACAAAAGGAGTTATCTGAACTACGAAACGTATTACAATCttataatgataaatttaaacaTGTGATCACAGGCATCTTTACCgaattggaagataaaGTTAAGGATACAAGAAAAAGTACTCTCGAACCGTTAACCTCAATGAACTTAAGATTAATTTTGGATATGATTGGTGAATTAAGGGACGACATATCTAcaagatttgaaatgttgaaaaaaCCAAGAACTGAAGACACAACTAAGATATTTAAGGCACATCAAGATATAATTGAAACTTGCTTTTCTCACATAAATGAATATTGTGATTCCATGGAAAAAGTACTCACAACATCAATAAACCAATTTCAAGCACATTCTTTACCATCCAGTTTTGACATATTTCAAGATaaaacaaagaaagaactagatgaattgatgaatataatCAAAACTCAAAAGCAATATGCGATGAACTTAGAACAACAGATTatagaagaaaagaaaagatcCAAAAGGTTAAACATTCATATAAAGGAACTGCAatcatattttgaagaattcgTCACTCCTCAACGACAAACGATGTTTCAAACCATTATAGACATGATAGAGAATAGCAGACAGAAGCAACACGAGGTAGACATGACCATCCTTAATAAATCTCAAGCTATACTTTCCAATATGGATATGGAATCCAACGCAACAAACGAAAAGAATCTCcaaaaattacaaatacaatcttcaaattcactTAATATTATTGACAAGAATCTACATGAACTTCCTCAAAAGTTTGAACTCATGTATTCCAAGGAAAAGTTATCGTTACAAGATAAACTTGCTGACATCCCTCTATCTTCATCTATGAGGAAACTCACAGAAATACTTGAAAAAATGTCCAGTGAGGAAACCAGCAAACCAGTTTCTATGGCCATTAAAGATCATGCCCAGAGTTTGGAAACATCTATTTTTGATGCTGATGCTCAAATTAAGTCTTTGGTAGAAAAGTTATCCACAATGGCAGGGAGAGATTTCACCgagaaaagaaatgaaCTACAATCAATTTCCCAAACTCTAGACCAGCtttataaatatatcttGCATGATTATAAAGGTAATGTTACCCAATTATACGAAACCCAATCTGATATTATGAGCAATCATTGTACAGGAGTCGATAAGATTGTTGATTCTTTGGATGTCCCCATTAAAGCTTATTCCAAACCAAAATATCCTCCTACATTATCCGAAACAACCATTAATGAACTTCCTGAGTTTCAAATCCCCGAAAATGTACACATATTTACTGATCTGAAAAAAGATATACAAAATCATTCTCATTCACCAAACCAAAAAAGCATTGTGGATGTCTTATCTAATGTACCAAGCACACCTGTTCCCATTCCAGATCAACCTTTACCAAAAGTTTTGGTGCCGAAAAgtataaattcaaataccAAGAGGGCACATACTCTGCCATCCactttcaaaaacaagTTAAACAAGAATTTAGCacttaataatttgaaaagacGATTTACGGAAGAACCCACTCAGGATCATGGCATAGAGCATGACAAGAAGGTTAAAGTGGATACAGATTAG